One Rattus norvegicus strain BN/NHsdMcwi chromosome 20, GRCr8, whole genome shotgun sequence DNA segment encodes these proteins:
- the Upb1 gene encoding beta-ureidopropionase isoform X1, whose product MVVISPILERDRDHGGVLWNTAVVISNSGLVMGKTRKNHIPRVGDFNESTYYMEGNLGHPVFQTQFGRIAVNICYGRHHPLNWLMYSVNGAEIIFNPSATIGELSESMWPIEARNAAIANHCFTCALNRVGQEHYPNEFTSGDGKKAHHDLGYFYGSSYVAAPDGSRTPGLSRNQDGLLVTELNLNLCQQINDFWTFKMTGRLEMYARELAEAVKPNYSPNIVKEDLVLAPSSG is encoded by the exons ATGGTGGTGATATCTCCAATCTTGGAGCGTGACAGAGATCACGGGGGAGTTCTATGGAACACAGCTGTGGTGATCTCCAACTCGGGACTGGTCATGGGAAAGACCAGAAAGAATCACATCCCCAGAGTGGGCGACTTCAATGAG tccactTACTACATGGAGGGAAACCTCGGCCACCCCGTGTTCCAGACCCAGTTTGGCAGGATTGCCGTGAACATCTGCTATGGGCGGCACCACCCCCTCAACTGGCTCATGTACAGCGTCAACGGAGCTGAAATCATCTTCAACCCTTCAGCCACCATTGGAGAACTCAG TGAGTCCATGTGGCCGATCGAAGCCAGAAACGCAGCCATCGCTAATCACTGCTTCACCTGTGCCCTCAACCGTGTGGGTCAG GAACACTACCCCAATGAGTTTACTTCTGGAGATGGAAAGAAAG CTCACCATGACCTCGGCTACTTCTACGGTTCGAGCTACGTGGCAGCTCCTGACGGTAGCCGGACCCCCGGCCTCTCACGCAATCAGGACGGGCTGCTGGTCACTGAGCTCAACCTCAACCTATGCCAGCAGATTAATGATTTCTGGACTTTCAAG ATGACGGGCCGACTTGAGATGTATGCCCGGGAGCTTGCCGAAGCTGTCAAACCCAACTACAGTCCCAACATTGTGAAGGAAGACCTGGTTCTAGCCCCTAGCTCGGGTTAG